Proteins encoded by one window of Seriola aureovittata isolate HTS-2021-v1 ecotype China chromosome 4, ASM2101889v1, whole genome shotgun sequence:
- the c2cd3 gene encoding C2 domain-containing protein 3 isoform X1, which produces MKSRKQRAVKAGSIKRKVCSDVSPSTSLPPLVEGQLRCFLRVTINRVLWTVRKPPSATFVRLRWWGESSNGTHFFPRDGSQLSQKTIKTTTRFAIRCGPKQFTSYLTDMGSLVLEVLTKSDHLPIARAEVAGISHISLSHPISGFYTLVSPTSEKLGELQVSLTLEPLTEAYDSSSSGPTTDISVEVPQVATLTVPSQLRPLSGRSGKESVRSSSGNTPRGKDHLYFQNAQKEEGKEESLENQMPVKNRSQNSQTVMNPSSQEPCGPTTSDILSVILERGNKLRNAMVVSALTCDTDSAPALKDTPLPLPKDNILPPSTPFPSHSGMFLQNILHDDSTLKHSDVAVVSDCGLDCAADMDKRAVDLLLGSLNTSPLPLWDGEDFFPESLSGHSSICEDSELNDPQYDQSLLENLFYKTPMPDTRPDDTEAESLSKNQPKQLTCSPPKISEGPNVEHRRSPDAGGIVPVLSKEQLTLLSSIRLARVTIDSLTVPTGSTATTPRKSSSKGKPPRPLPGKKCTYFVEYVFPTASTSSRHNRDKPADGEVTRAVSSKVTKGAVRFLQHFVFPVHLSTAAFKQWWKTDLVFKIYSRKSDQKKPVPIGKAVYPLCCLLQTKQLSQSVVLPVQSLEGNSEIQESGPLVVSLELATDGKDFSSGKSKSKLAWRDTPPSQAALSPQRENSSTSQPVQTGREELPAHSLEVSRLNVWSPQKPSKEPTPHLGLHISPHKSWQQVEEDPEVLLHTLLMVPDGKNFSCGPLQAPNVYLNCKLFWCDEMARSVVSWGQANPSFNFVQVTPVALTTKLLERMKNNVMVIEVWQKKGSSGQDRLLGLVKLPLHQFYMSFRDPKITHLLLQAQYPVLGVDCYMPIIDVFSGSCKGNLRVVLAIGGSEQIVALQRTRDEEYDSSSHLVKPVHLLDYQPHSRTKVMAPQEETMREHLFVIRVEKVNGLTPLQSTVWGEADCYIQYSFPCQDSDPAATVDQNLIESSVNLKPFRTTTTLCVPDPAFGHTETHVLLVPEGVPVQRLLLSSLSSQRLSSGGGIQFEVWCRYYYPNVRDQLVAKGLLPLSKLCALVTMQRQHPNEAQMFSLPLIPRTDGPIGHQPQPSGLLDVCIRYKNRPVRPEGQTGRGAASRVVTLVVQVHRASGLQAASRVLSEQDDRFSYFAGVGVNTYVTVQLSFLPESERRCTRTAARTFCPEFDHHMEVSCDLLVQRSSGETCSLAEQLEEASAVFTVWNRDSRKAMNVSKPKDVVLGTVKIPLVDLIHRRTGVSGWFGVYIPQETNSSQHQHVLVGGLEIAINFAHHSDRERVIKAAQGLGWVMGQIQYEMQDDEEAWQESTEKLSLTFSMPRAWIPVHCLLLPGHSELQRSTYCYFRYKFYDQEAFCSHMKHPSVMEGKDGQATLSFEGSRTLELRRTQPLMWYLQEERLEVQVWVAFKKDKTKRPTDTDRLVGSAFVDLCSLAKKPKQKLTLSGVYPLFRRSAADLQGAALRVHITLTADSVPGEAFAGADTQMDSDYQGELLSEEVETGDRPPSPTTLKTCTPSRLKNKSSRTTPDITSVQHTEMGMDESFPVTVTVDRAMHLNLKGCPLAERSEGTPCCCVSYVSADSAEPVSTAVIANTDCPVWDHQHECRLSKQILVDPQQSLVFKVWHKGEIERVLGFASVDLSPLLCGFQSVCGWYNITDFSGQCHGQLKVSVTPLKGVQDLRGQRKTVNEEAAKNSPALFQALPLSYHTTATYSSFPCHISRYPEQKISSPDHTNRLFPERCSESDRHFEHMDKVRLYHQSLQEQTAAHSVCSSSASDINPSSSFLFSALRKKLSELDNIQRYFSRKISTPMFPSVTEQDCHTIHEEQRESETDTTQLLLKSNQLVGEVNNIISGLQEHHLETIPSNPQSHSTTSSVVDRNLQTIPESISCLHRDSNSSQEDVSPLHSPLPKMSEDHTDSEAEEEKHGQNYKVTETEDEKEEKTDDDEDGTDCIRNEGSDDEEGEDEDYEEVVVKPRHLNEVTSLTDKTSPWTSILSDPEIVALESLEVPEEPDLSQDEDEKRLMVNLETRDSSRKHKCTRQEESDSFNGSAGDVSDTERDDERTQQALDQRRAIWPHSPNKGSGDARPSPTVQHTTDPPDVSLDDQGSQLQPCVPVVVPNFFLPSHQLEASMRAIKLAPSFSQSSSDPGRICPVQSFPHRRGRPQRPNMSPSSMRKETERIAKIFAARFDEND; this is translated from the exons ATGaagagcagaaaacagagagcGGTCAAAGCTGGAAGCATCAAAAGGAAAG TCTGCAGTGATGTGTCCCCCTCCACCAGCCTTCCTCCTCTGGTCGAGGGCCAGCTGAGATGCTTTCTGCGGGTGACGATAAACCGGGTGTTATGGACAGTCCGCAAGCCCCCGTCTGCAACGTTCGTCCGCCTTCGCTGGTGGGGAGAGTCATCCAATGGGACACACTTCTTTCCAAGAGATGGATCACAACTCTCACAGAAGACCATCAAGACCACAACTCGCTTCGCCATCCGATGCGGGCCAAAGCAGTTCACCTCATATCTTACAG ATATGGGCTCATTGGTACTGGAAGTTCTGACAAAATCGGATCATTTGCCAATTGCGCGGGCTGAGGTCGCAGGCATCTCCCATATCTCTCTGTCACACCCCATTAGTGGATTTTACACCCTTGTATCTCCAACATCTGAAAAACTGGGGGAGCTACAG GTTTCACTTACTTTGGAGCCCCTCACTGAAGCCtatgacagcagcagctcaggtccCACCACAGACATCAGTGTTGAAGTACCACAAGTTGCCACACTGACTGTGCCCTCACAGCTCAGACCACTTTCAGGTCGGAGTGGGAAAGAATCAGTTAGGAGCAGCAGTGGAAATACACCAAG AGGGAAAGACCACCTATATTTCCAAAATGCCCAGAAAGAAGAAGGCAAAGAAGAGTCACTCGAGAATCAGATGCCAGTAAAAAACAGATCTCAGAACAGCCAAACAGTCATGAATCCTTCAAGTCAGGAGCCTTGTGGACCAACAACCAGTGATATCCTCTCAG TTATTTTAGAGCGTGGGAACAAGCTTAGAAACGCTATGGTGGTATCAGCTTTGACATGTGACACGGATTCTGCTCCAGCTCTGAAAGATACTCCACTGCCTCTCCCAAAGGACAACATCCTACCACCTTCCAC GCCTTTTCCTTCTCATTCTGGGATGTTTCTTCAAAATATTCTTCATGATGATTCAACTCTAAAACACTCTGATGTTGCTGTAGTCTCAGACTGTGGCTTAGACTGTGCTGCTGACATGGACAAAAGAGCTGTAGATCTTCTCCTTGGCAG CTTAAACAcatctcctctgcctctctgggATGGAGAGGACTTCTTCCCTGAATCTCTGTCTGGCCACAGCAGCATTTGCGAGGATAGTGAGCTCAATGATCCACAATACGATCAGAGCTTACTGGAAAATCTGTTCTACAAAACTCCT ATGCCAGATACCAGACCAGATGACACAGAGGCAGAGTCCTTGAGTAAAAATCAGCCAAAACAGCTGACATGCTCTCCGCCCAAGATTAGTGAAGG TCCAAATGTAGAGCATCGGCGCTCTCCAGATGCTGGTGGTATTGTTCCTGTCCTGAGCAAGGAGCAGTTGACTTTGCTCAGTTCAATCCGATTGGCGAGAGTGACCATCGACTCTCTGACTGTACCTACAGGCAGCACAGCCACCACACCCAGAAAGTCATCTAGTAAAGGGAAACCTCCTCGACCATTACCTGGCAAAAAATG cacttattttgttgaataCGTGTTCCCGACGGCATCCACTTCCAGTCGACATAATCGTGATAAACCTGCAGATGGCGAGGTGACCAGAGCTGTTTCCAGTAAAGTAACAAAAGGAG CGGTGAGGTTCCTCCAGcactttgtgtttcctgtccacCTTAGCACAGCAGCATTtaaacagtggtggaaaactGATCTTGTTTTCAAGATTTACTCACGAAAGAGTGACCAAAAGAAG CCGGTTCCCATCGGTAAAGCAGTTTACCCACTGTGTTGTCTGCTGCAGACCAAGCAGCTGAGTCAGTCTGTCGTCTTACCTGTACAGAGCCTGGAAGGAAACAGTGAAATACAGGAGAGTGGACCTCTTGTG gtgTCATTAGAACTTGCAACAGACGGCAAAGATTTCTCCTCtggaaaaagcaaaagcaagcTGGCTTGGAGAGACACACCACCTTCACAGGCtgcactcagtccacagagagagaacagctcTACATCTCAACCTGTTCAAACTGGCAGAGAGGAGTTACCTGCTCACTCTTTAGAAGTCTCCAGACTAAATGTTTGGAGTCCTCAAAAACCCTCCAAAGAACCCACTCCTCATCTCGGCCTCCACATATCTCCTCATAAATCATGGCAGCAGGTGGAAGAGGACCCTGAGGTCCTGCTGCATACCTTACTCATGGTGCCAGATGGAAAGAACTTCAGCTGTGGGCCCTTGCAGGCTCCAAATGTGTACTTGAATTGTAAACTGTTTTGGTGCGATGAGATGGCGAGATCTGTTGTCAGCTGGGGTCAGGCAAATCCTTCTTTCAACTTTGTACAG GTGACTCCTGTGGCCTTAACAACTAAGCTGCTGGAGCGGATGAAGAATAATGTGATGGTAATTGAAGTGTGGCAGAAAAAGGGAAGCTCGGGGCAGGATCGACTCCTGGGCCTCGTTAAATTACCTCTTCACCAGTTCTACATGTCATTTAG GGATCCAAAGATCACCCACCTTCTTCTCCAGGCGCAGTACCCTGTTTTAGGGGTGGACTGCTACATGCCCATCATTGATGTATTCTCAGGAAGTTGTAAAGGAAACCTTAGGGTTGTTTTGGCTATCGGAGGATCAGAGCAGATAGTTGCCCTCCAGCGCACGAGGGATGAAGAATATGACTCTTCGTCTCATCTTGTGAAACCAGTTCATCTGCTTGATTACCAGCCACATTCACGAACAAAG GTGATGGCACCACAGGAGGAGACTATGAGAGAACATCTGTTTGTGATAAGAGTGGAGAAGGTAAATGGGCTGACACCTCTACAGTCTACAGTGTGGGGTGAAGCTGACTGCTACATCCAGTACAGTTTCCCCTGTCAAGACAGTGACCCTGCTGCAACAGTGGACCAGAACCTCATAGAGAGTA GTGTGAACCTGAAGCCATTTCGTACCACCACCACTCTCTGTGTGCCTGACCCAGCGTTTGGCCACACTGAGACTCATGTGCTTCTGGTTCCTGAAGGAGTGCCTGTCCAGAGGTTGCTGCTCAGCTCTCTTTCCAGTCAACGCCTGAGCAGTGGAGGAGGCATCCAGTTTGAAGTGTGGTGCAG ATATTATTATCCAAATGTCAGAGATCAGCTTGTGGCCAAAGGACTGCTTCCATTGTCCAAGCTCTGTGCCCTGGTCACCATGCAGAGACAACATCCTAATGAGGCCCAAATGTTCTCCTTACCCCTGATTCCAAGGACAGATGGTCCCATAGGACATCAGCCCCAGCCCTCAG gcCTATTAGATGTTTGCATCCGGTACAAGAATCGCCCTGTGAGACCTGAAGGACAGACTGGTAGAGGAGCTGCCTCTCGTGTTGTCACACTTGTGGTTCAAGTGCACAGAGCATCAGGTCTGCAGGCAGCATCAAG GGTGCTATCAGAACAAGATGATAGATTCAGCTACTTTGCTGGTGTGGGGGTGAACACATATGTCACAGTCCAGCTCTCCTTCTTGcctgagagtgagaggaggtgTACACGCACAGCTGCTAGGACCTTCTGCCCTGAGTTTGACCACCACATGGAGGTGTCCTGTGATCTGCTGGTTCAGAGGAGCAGCGGAGAAACCTGCAGCCTGGCTGAGCAGCTGGAAGAAGCTTCTGCTGTCTTTACTGTTTGGAACAGAGACAGTCGCAAAG CAATGAATGTTTCCAAGCCTAAAGATGTGGTGTTGGGCACAGTGAAGATACCACTAGTTGATCTCATCCATAGAAGAACAG gTGTTTCTGGCTGGTTTGGAGTTTATATACCTCAGGAAACAAATTCTTCTCAGCACCAGCACGTCTTGGTTGGGGGTCTAGAGATCGCCATCAACTTTGCCCACcactcagacagagaaagagtcATTAAAGCTGCTCAGGGTTTGGGCTGGGTAATGGGCCAGATTCAATATGAAATGCAGGATGACGAAGAAGCCTGGCAAGAAAGCACGGAGAAACTCTCTCTTACTTTTTCAATGCCTAGAGCATGGATACCAGTCCACTGTTTGCTTCTTCCGGGCCACAGTGAGCTTCAGCGCTCCACCTATTGCTACTTCAGGTACAAGTTTTATGACCAGGAGGCCTTCTGCTCTCACATGAAACACCCGTCCGTCATGGAGGGCAAGGACGGCCAGGCCACATTGAGTTTTGAAGGAAGTAGAACTTTGGAACTGAGGAGGACTCAACCTTTAATGTGGTATCTACAAGAGGAGAGGCTGGAGGTGCAGGTGTGGGTCGCCTTCAAGAAGGACAAAACCAAAAGACCCACTGACACAGATCGGCTGGTTGGCTCAGCATTTGTTGATCTGTGCTCCCTTGCAAAGAAGCCTAAGCAGAAGCTGACTCTCAGTG GCGTGTACCCGCTGTTTAGGCGCTCTGCAGCAGATCTACAAGGGGCTGCTCTGAGGGTGCACATCACCCTGACTGCAGATTCTGTCCCTGGGGAGGCATTTGCTGGAGCTGACACCCAGATGGACTCTGACTACCAGGGGGAACTCTTATCAGAAGAGGTGGAAACAGGAGATCGACCCCCCTCGCCCACTACACTCAAAACATGCACACCAAGCAGACTCAAGAATAAATCTTCCAGAACCACTCCAGACATCACATCTGTGCAGCATACAGAAATGGGTATGGATGAATCTTTCCCTGTGACTGTCACGGTGGACCGGGCTATGCACCTGAATCTGAAAG GCTGTCCTCTGGCAGAGCGCAGTGAAGGGACAccatgctgctgtgtttcataTGTCAGTGCTGATTCTGCTGAACCAGTGTCCACAGCTGTCATAGCCAACACTGACTGCCCTGTGTGGGACCATCAACATGAGTGCAG GCTTTCAAAGCAGATACTTGTTGATCCACAACAATCTCTCGTGTTCAAAGTCTGGCACAAAGGAG AAATAGAAAGGGTACTTGGATTTGCCTCTGTAGACCTGTCCCCTTTACTCTGTGGGTTCCAGTCGGTGTGTGGTTGGTACAACATCACAGACTTCAGCGGTCAGTGTCACGGCCAGCTCAAAGTGTCTGTCACTCCACTAAAGGGGGTCCAAGATCTCCgaggacagagaaaaactgtgaatGAAGAAGCTGCCAAAAACTCACCG GCTTTATTTCAGGCCCTTCCTCTCAGCTATCATACCACAGCCACCTACAGTAGCTTCCCCTGTCACATCAGCCGTTACCCCGAGCAGAAGATCTCATCACCTgaccacacaaacagactgttcCCTGAAAG GTGCAGTGAGAGTGACCGTCATTTTGAGCACATGGACAAAGTACGTCTTTACCATCAGAGTCTGCAGgagcaaacagcagctcactctgtctgcagcagcagtgcaagTGACATAAATCCCTCCAGCTCATTCCTGTTTTCAGCACTCAG GAAAAAACTCAGCGAGCTCGACAACATccagagatatttcagtcgTAAAATTTCCACTCCCATGTTCCCGTCTGTGACTGAGCAGGATTGTCACACCATACACGAGGAACAGAGGGAGTCTGAGACAGACACAACTCAGCTTCTTCTCAAGTCCAATCAATTAGTCGGAGAAGTCAACAATATCATAAGTG GCCTGCAAGAACACCACCTGGAAACGATTCCCTCCAACCCCCAGAGCCACTCAACAACTTCCTCTGTTGTTGATAGGAACCTTCAAACTATCCCTGAGAGTATCTCCTGTCTACACAGAGATTCAAATTCTTCCCAAGAAGACGTGTCTCCTCTGCACTCGCCTCTTCCAAAGATGTCTGAAGATCATACAGACTCTGAGGCTGAGGAAGAAAAGCATGGACAAAACTACAAAGTTACTGAGACTGAggatgaaaaggaagaaaaaacagatgatgatgaagatggaaCAGACTGCATACGGAACGAGGGAAGTGATGATGAAGAAGGGGAAGATGAAGATTATGAGGAGGTTGTCGTGAAGCCGAGGCATCTAAATGAGGTCACCTCTTTAACGGACAAAACCAGTCCCTGGACCAGCATCCTGTCAGACCCTGAAATTGTTGCTTTGGAGAGCCTTGAGGTACCAGAGGAGCCGGACCTGAGCCAAGATGAGGACGAGAAGAGGCTGATGGTGAATCTGGAAACTCGTGACTCTAGTAGGAAACACAAATGTACTAGACAAGAGGAAAGTGACAGTTTTAATGGATCAGCAGGAGatgtttcagacacagagagagatgatgaaagaACACAACAAGCTTTAGATCAGAGACGAGCAATATGGCCTCACAGCCCCAACAAGGGGTCAGGTGACGCTAGACCATCACCCACCGTACAGCACACCACAGATCCCCCTGATGTTTCCTTGGATGATCAAGGTTCACAGCTCCAACC CTGTGTCCCTGTGGTGGTCCCTAatttcttcctcccctctcacCAACTGGAGGCATCTATGAGAGCCATAAAATTAGCTCCTTCCTTCTCCCAGTCGTCCAGTGACCCA GGGAGGATCTGTCCAGTTCAGAGCTTTCCTCATCGCAGAGGTCGTCCGCAGCGCCCCAACATGTCGCCATCATCCATGAGGAAAGAGACTGAAAGAATAGCAAAAATATTTGCAGCTCGATTTGATGAGAATGATTAG